One window of the Acidobacteriota bacterium genome contains the following:
- a CDS encoding DsbA family oxidoreductase, whose product MTVVIEMVSDLVCPWCWLGLRRIEDARKLAPEVDVQLLFRPYELDPTIPKEGVDYKAYMSGRVTSPEGKERMAAMRQALVDYGNAEGIPYRFDAITHRPNSFDAHRIVRWAQGQGKGAQAKEALFKAYFEDARDIGDHGVLTDVARSIDLDPEIVADLLASGADTENVRQEAETFRQMGISGVPTYIANRRIAAQGAESAEKLAKFIRHAATLMPQERPEGPSN is encoded by the coding sequence ATGACCGTCGTGATCGAAATGGTATCGGACCTCGTATGCCCGTGGTGCTGGCTTGGCCTGCGCCGCATCGAGGATGCCCGCAAGCTTGCCCCCGAAGTGGATGTGCAGCTGCTCTTCCGGCCCTACGAGCTGGACCCGACGATCCCGAAGGAAGGCGTGGACTACAAGGCCTACATGTCGGGCCGTGTCACCTCGCCGGAAGGCAAGGAACGGATGGCCGCGATGCGACAGGCGCTTGTCGACTACGGCAACGCCGAAGGGATCCCCTACCGGTTCGACGCCATCACCCACCGGCCGAACAGCTTTGACGCCCACCGGATCGTGCGCTGGGCGCAAGGCCAGGGCAAAGGAGCGCAAGCGAAGGAAGCCTTGTTCAAGGCCTACTTCGAGGACGCGCGCGACATCGGCGACCACGGTGTGCTGACGGACGTGGCGCGCTCGATCGACCTCGACCCCGAGATTGTCGCCGACCTGCTCGCCTCCGGCGCCGACACCGAAAATGTGCGCCAGGAAGCAGAGACTTTCCGGCAGATGGGTATCAGCGGCGTGCCGACCTATATCGCCAACCGCCGGATTGCCGCGCAGGGCGCCGAAAGCGCCGAGAAGCTGGCGAAGTTCATCCGCCATGCCGCGACACTGATGCCGCAGGAGCGGCCGGAAGGCCCGTCGAACTGA
- a CDS encoding peptide MFS transporter, translated as MWERFSYYGMRGLLIIYLTQHFLFSDEKSALVYGAYTALVYVMTIIGGTLADRYLGQRKAVTFGAILLVLGHFGMAFEGSGSKEIATINGAEYQLTLDGRGGDGKQIIVQGDKVSPISFDNETNELVIEDAALMGLPERISRDSYETKIITEELFKNILFLSLALIIAGVGFLKANISTIVGALYPVGDPRRDSGFTIFYMGINLGSFLSSITCGILGIVYGWAWGFGLAGIGMLAGLIVFQWGQKFLGGRADPPDEAALKKSFLGPINVEMACYLAGLLMIGLSMFLVMNEELVGGILGPIGIIMFIVLVGYAVLRLKGTARNRMFAAIYFVLAQIPFWALFEQAGSSLNLFTDRLVDRNLLGWSVPAPVFQALNAGFIFIFAPVVAWLWIWLAKRKWEPSTPVKFAIGVFGVGLGFLALVAGIKTVGPAAMTPVIFIFLVYWIHTMAELMLSPVGLSAVTKLAPAEVVGMTMGAWFLYSGLSNFLAGIIAQSTGSETIGGQLTDVAAAKATYVDVYSSVGLIGIGIAVLMLLISPLIKHWMKTDDGTLV; from the coding sequence ATGTGGGAGCGCTTTTCCTACTACGGCATGCGCGGCCTGCTGATCATATACCTGACCCAGCACTTCCTGTTTTCGGATGAAAAATCGGCGCTCGTCTACGGCGCCTACACGGCCCTCGTCTATGTGATGACGATCATCGGCGGCACGCTTGCCGACCGGTATCTCGGACAACGCAAGGCGGTCACGTTCGGCGCCATCCTGCTGGTGCTCGGTCACTTCGGCATGGCCTTCGAAGGCTCGGGCTCGAAAGAGATCGCAACCATCAATGGTGCCGAGTACCAGCTGACGCTCGACGGGCGCGGCGGCGACGGCAAGCAGATCATCGTGCAAGGCGACAAGGTCTCGCCGATCAGTTTCGACAATGAGACCAACGAACTGGTGATCGAGGATGCCGCGCTTATGGGCTTGCCCGAGCGCATCAGCCGCGACTCCTATGAAACGAAGATCATCACCGAAGAGCTGTTCAAGAACATCCTCTTCCTCTCGCTCGCGCTGATCATCGCCGGCGTCGGTTTCCTGAAAGCCAACATCTCGACCATCGTCGGGGCGCTTTACCCGGTGGGCGATCCGCGTCGCGACTCGGGCTTCACGATTTTCTACATGGGGATCAACCTCGGCTCGTTCCTTTCGTCGATCACCTGCGGCATCCTGGGCATCGTCTACGGCTGGGCCTGGGGCTTCGGCCTCGCAGGCATCGGCATGCTGGCAGGCCTGATCGTGTTCCAGTGGGGACAGAAGTTCCTCGGCGGCCGCGCTGACCCGCCGGACGAGGCCGCGCTCAAGAAGTCCTTCCTCGGCCCGATCAATGTGGAGATGGCCTGCTACCTCGCCGGCCTTCTGATGATCGGCCTGTCGATGTTCCTTGTGATGAACGAGGAACTCGTCGGCGGCATCCTCGGTCCGATTGGCATCATTATGTTCATCGTGCTGGTCGGCTACGCCGTGCTGCGGCTGAAAGGCACGGCGCGCAACCGGATGTTCGCGGCCATCTACTTCGTGCTGGCGCAGATCCCGTTCTGGGCGCTGTTCGAGCAGGCCGGATCGTCACTCAATCTGTTCACGGATCGTCTGGTGGACCGCAACCTGCTCGGTTGGTCGGTGCCCGCGCCCGTGTTCCAGGCCCTCAATGCGGGCTTCATCTTCATCTTCGCTCCGGTCGTGGCATGGCTCTGGATCTGGCTGGCGAAGCGCAAGTGGGAACCGTCCACGCCGGTCAAGTTTGCCATCGGCGTGTTCGGCGTCGGCCTCGGCTTCCTGGCGCTCGTTGCCGGCATCAAGACCGTCGGCCCCGCCGCGATGACGCCGGTGATCTTCATCTTCCTCGTATACTGGATCCACACGATGGCCGAACTGATGCTTTCGCCAGTCGGCCTGTCGGCGGTGACCAAGCTTGCCCCGGCCGAAGTGGTCGGCATGACGATGGGCGCCTGGTTCCTGTATTCTGGCCTCTCGAACTTCCTCGCGGGCATCATCGCCCAGTCAACCGGTTCGGAAACCATCGGCGGGCAGCTCACCGACGTCGCGGCGGCAAAAGCCACCTATGTCGATGTCTACTCGTCGGTCGGCCTGATCGGCATCGGAATCGCGGTGCTGATGCTGCTGATCTCGCCGCTGATCAAGCACTGGATGAAGACCGACGACGGCACGCTGGTCTGA
- a CDS encoding enoyl-CoA hydratase/isomerase family protein, which translates to MDLVRIQTEGRVATVSFDTGVKANALSQKLMRELTEAARLFAGDPAISAVILGGRQDNFTMGADLRDPEGVDVRRLGLAERRVRLRTGPAMCEAWEAVDALTICAIEGWCVGGGAALAVSCDLRVVSEASTIYVPEVERGMNMSWGSIPRFVALVGPARAKRIAGLCEKVDAANALAWGLVDHVTPPGGALAKAREIAEAAAKLPPTALKMVKQDVNIAALALAKATAHRDLEAFALMQQTDDFKEGVKAFFEKRDPDFTGD; encoded by the coding sequence ATGGATCTCGTCCGTATCCAGACGGAAGGCCGCGTCGCCACCGTGTCATTCGATACCGGCGTGAAGGCGAATGCCCTCAGCCAGAAACTGATGCGCGAACTGACGGAAGCGGCCCGGCTGTTCGCGGGCGACCCGGCCATTTCGGCCGTGATCCTCGGCGGGCGGCAGGACAACTTCACGATGGGCGCGGACCTGCGCGATCCTGAAGGCGTCGACGTACGCCGGCTGGGGCTTGCGGAACGGCGCGTGCGCCTGCGCACTGGTCCCGCGATGTGCGAAGCCTGGGAAGCGGTCGACGCGCTGACCATCTGCGCCATCGAAGGCTGGTGTGTTGGCGGCGGCGCTGCGCTCGCTGTTTCCTGCGACCTGCGCGTCGTGTCCGAGGCATCCACGATCTATGTGCCGGAAGTCGAGCGCGGCATGAACATGAGCTGGGGCTCGATCCCGCGCTTCGTCGCGCTGGTCGGTCCGGCACGGGCAAAACGCATTGCCGGTCTGTGCGAAAAGGTCGATGCCGCAAACGCGCTCGCCTGGGGACTTGTCGATCACGTCACCCCGCCGGGCGGCGCGCTCGCCAAGGCGCGCGAGATTGCCGAGGCTGCCGCAAAGCTTCCGCCCACGGCGCTGAAAATGGTGAAGCAGGATGTCAACATCGCCGCGCTGGCGCTCGCGAAGGCGACCGCCCACCGCGACCTCGAAGCCTTCGCGCTGATGCAGCAGACAGACGATTTCAAGGAAGGCGTGAAAGCCTTCTTCGAGAAGCGCGATCCGGATTTTACCGGCGACTAG
- a CDS encoding glutamate--cysteine ligase — MKPGGLTVTTPTTDIDEASPRISGKTELVEYLEAGSKPKADWRIGTEHEKFGFLWDGLKPLPYEGKASVKAMLEGLRDRFGWEPIVEGGHLIGLKKNGASVSLEPGGQFELSGAPLESIHDTCTEVGQHLSEVRELAEPLGIGFLGLGASPIWSLADTPVMPKGRYKIMTAYMDKVGRLGRQMMFRTCTVQANLDFGSEADMVQKLRVSLALQPLGTALFANSPFIDGRPNGFLSYRSQIWTDTDPDRSGMLPFAFEQGFGFEQYVDYALDVPMYFVRRGGQYLDASGLSFRDFMDGKLAILPGERPAMDDFADHLSTIFPEVRLKRFLEMRGSDAGPWDRLCAFSAFWTGILYSQSSLDAAWDLVKSWTAPEREAMRQGVRTLGLKTPVPGGRSMQDLAKDVLAISRAGLRARGRLSAAGDDESGFLSGLDEIAASGLTPAERLLQRYYGPWNRDLSKVFAEEAY; from the coding sequence ATGAAGCCGGGAGGCCTGACGGTGACGACGCCCACGACCGACATCGACGAGGCCTCGCCGCGCATTAGCGGCAAGACCGAGCTTGTTGAATACTTGGAAGCCGGCTCCAAGCCCAAGGCGGACTGGCGGATCGGCACAGAACACGAGAAGTTCGGCTTCCTCTGGGACGGCCTCAAGCCGCTGCCCTATGAGGGCAAGGCGTCGGTCAAGGCCATGCTCGAAGGCCTGCGCGACCGGTTTGGCTGGGAGCCGATTGTCGAGGGTGGCCACCTTATCGGCCTGAAGAAGAACGGCGCCAGCGTCAGCCTCGAGCCGGGCGGACAGTTCGAGCTGTCAGGCGCGCCGCTTGAATCGATCCACGACACCTGCACCGAGGTCGGTCAGCACCTTTCGGAAGTCCGCGAACTCGCCGAACCCCTTGGCATCGGCTTCCTCGGCCTCGGCGCGAGCCCGATCTGGAGCCTGGCCGATACGCCGGTGATGCCCAAGGGCCGCTACAAGATCATGACGGCCTACATGGATAAGGTCGGCCGTCTTGGACGGCAGATGATGTTCCGCACCTGCACCGTGCAGGCGAACCTCGATTTCGGCTCGGAAGCCGACATGGTGCAGAAGCTGCGCGTATCGCTCGCGCTGCAGCCGCTCGGTACGGCGCTGTTTGCCAACTCGCCCTTCATCGATGGCCGGCCCAACGGCTTCCTCTCCTATCGGTCGCAGATCTGGACCGATACGGACCCCGACCGTTCGGGCATGCTGCCCTTCGCCTTCGAACAGGGCTTCGGGTTCGAGCAATACGTGGACTATGCGCTCGATGTGCCGATGTATTTCGTGCGCCGCGGCGGGCAGTACCTCGACGCAAGCGGCCTCAGCTTCCGCGATTTCATGGACGGCAAGCTGGCGATCCTGCCGGGTGAGCGCCCCGCGATGGACGATTTCGCCGATCACCTGTCGACCATCTTCCCGGAAGTGCGCCTGAAGCGCTTCCTCGAGATGCGCGGCTCGGACGCCGGTCCCTGGGACCGGCTCTGCGCTTTCTCGGCCTTCTGGACCGGTATCCTTTATTCCCAGTCCTCGCTTGATGCGGCCTGGGACCTCGTGAAGAGCTGGACGGCGCCGGAGCGGGAAGCGATGCGCCAGGGCGTGCGCACGCTCGGCCTCAAGACGCCGGTGCCCGGCGGCCGCTCGATGCAGGATCTTGCGAAAGACGTGCTGGCCATCTCGCGGGCCGGCCTGCGCGCGCGCGGTCGCCTCTCGGCGGCAGGCGATGACGAATCAGGCTTCCTGTCGGGCCTCGACGAGATCGCCGCCTCGGGCCTGACACCGGCCGAGCGCCTGCTGCAGCGCTATTACGGTCCGTGGAACCGCGACCTCTCGAAGGTGTTCGCGGAAGAGGCATATTAG
- a CDS encoding 16S rRNA (uracil(1498)-N(3))-methyltransferase produces MPTTPRLFVSADLSAGRPVTLDDEQSNYLLRVLRLQPGSEVRVFNGRDGEWDSQISSATGKKAELSPVVQRRAQPPAASPALTLMFAPVKKDETDFIVEKATELGAGSIRPVLTHRTQTRSVRLDRFRKIALEAAEQTERLDLPQVEDLVLLDFALAGLPPGTAVLFCDEAGDEAGAPWGGSTGRADPLRAVAERLKGRNAAILIGPEGGFTPEERAHLRTRADTFAVSLGPRILRAETAAAAAMAVWQSICGDWG; encoded by the coding sequence ATGCCGACAACGCCCCGACTCTTTGTTTCTGCTGATCTTTCTGCCGGCCGTCCGGTCACGCTGGATGACGAACAGTCGAACTATTTGCTGCGGGTGCTCAGGCTCCAGCCGGGCAGCGAGGTGCGCGTATTCAACGGCCGCGATGGAGAATGGGACAGCCAGATCTCGTCCGCGACCGGCAAGAAAGCCGAGCTTTCGCCGGTTGTGCAACGCCGCGCGCAGCCGCCCGCCGCGTCGCCCGCGCTGACGCTGATGTTCGCGCCCGTGAAGAAGGACGAGACCGACTTCATCGTGGAGAAAGCAACGGAACTGGGCGCCGGTTCGATCCGTCCGGTCCTCACACACCGGACCCAGACACGCAGCGTCCGCCTCGACCGGTTCCGGAAGATTGCGCTGGAGGCCGCCGAACAGACCGAGCGGCTTGACCTGCCGCAGGTCGAAGACCTCGTATTGCTCGATTTTGCACTCGCTGGGCTGCCGCCTGGAACGGCCGTCCTGTTCTGCGATGAGGCGGGTGACGAGGCCGGAGCACCTTGGGGGGGCAGCACGGGCCGGGCAGACCCTTTGCGCGCGGTCGCTGAACGCCTCAAGGGCAGGAACGCGGCAATCCTGATCGGGCCGGAAGGCGGTTTCACGCCGGAAGAGCGCGCTCACCTGCGCACCCGCGCGGACACCTTCGCGGTCAGTCTCGGCCCGCGCATCCTGCGCGCCGAAACGGCCGCGGCGGCGGCGATGGCCGTCTGGCAGTCGATCTGCGGCGACTGGGGCTGA
- a CDS encoding 4-hydroxybenzoate octaprenyltransferase yields the protein MTQPPRSDNSGGFSFPADTALRGWLAALPAAWRPYAMLARLDRPVGIWLLYLPCLIGLLFQRLSGGLFVADIGWALLFLAGATAMRGAGCTWNDITDRDFDAKVARTALRPIPSGAVSLKQAYAFMFAQLAVGFAVWLLLPGDAKITALLALPLVAVYPYAKRVTWWPQAWLGLTFNWGVLVGAATASLITGPVYLLYFGLCLWTVAYDTIYALQDKEDDALIGVRSTARLFGKRAVLISFCFHIGAAALIALAAAFNDAGRIGAVAALGFLTHGLWQAMTLKTRGEGAALGVFKSNVWAGAIIAAGFLVAAMIPEREPKSIFAAPAMAPAARPESMTLPFGLEIRRKPEPKPDVWLARDIRRAMEIRGLDPDAAETPPER from the coding sequence ATGACCCAGCCGCCGCGCTCAGACAATTCGGGAGGGTTCAGCTTCCCGGCCGACACAGCCCTGCGCGGCTGGCTGGCTGCCTTGCCGGCAGCCTGGCGCCCCTACGCGATGCTGGCCCGGCTCGACCGGCCGGTCGGAATCTGGCTGCTTTACCTGCCCTGCCTGATCGGGCTTCTGTTCCAGCGGCTTTCGGGCGGGCTGTTCGTGGCCGACATCGGCTGGGCGTTGTTGTTCCTTGCCGGTGCCACCGCGATGCGGGGCGCAGGCTGCACCTGGAATGACATCACCGACCGGGACTTCGACGCAAAAGTCGCGCGCACGGCTTTGCGGCCAATCCCCTCTGGCGCGGTCAGTTTGAAGCAGGCCTATGCCTTCATGTTCGCGCAGCTCGCCGTTGGCTTTGCCGTGTGGCTGCTCTTGCCGGGCGACGCCAAGATTACGGCCCTGCTCGCCCTGCCCCTGGTCGCGGTCTATCCTTATGCCAAGCGGGTCACCTGGTGGCCGCAGGCGTGGCTGGGGCTGACCTTCAACTGGGGCGTGCTCGTCGGCGCGGCGACCGCCAGCCTGATCACCGGCCCTGTGTACCTGCTCTACTTCGGCCTGTGCCTCTGGACGGTCGCCTACGACACCATCTACGCGCTGCAGGACAAGGAAGACGACGCGCTGATCGGCGTGCGCTCGACGGCGCGGCTGTTCGGCAAGCGTGCCGTGCTGATCTCGTTCTGCTTTCATATCGGGGCGGCGGCGCTGATCGCCCTGGCGGCGGCCTTCAACGATGCCGGCCGGATCGGCGCGGTGGCAGCGCTGGGCTTCCTGACGCACGGCCTCTGGCAGGCAATGACTCTGAAGACGCGCGGCGAAGGCGCTGCGCTCGGTGTGTTCAAATCGAACGTCTGGGCAGGCGCGATCATCGCCGCCGGGTTCCTCGTCGCCGCGATGATCCCCGAGCGCGAACCAAAATCGATCTTCGCGGCGCCTGCAATGGCGCCTGCGGCGCGGCCGGAAAGCATGACGCTGCCCTTTGGTCTGGAAATCCGCCGCAAGCCGGAGCCGAAGCCGGATGTCTGGCTCGCCCGCGACATCCGCCGCGCCATGGAAATCCGGGGCCTTGATCCCGACGCGGCGGAAACACCGCCCGAAAGGTGA
- a CDS encoding ABC transporter ATP-binding protein has product MPGRRPPSAPLTTRRRAISSCTRTGCSIRRRETPITSETAPPVAERSLWRLFKAHFWPHRAWFIGGTALALLTALWGIGYVAVLDFVGNSLQSQITGEAGGVSRGWIWTGIAAIIGLTIARSLSMYGMTLLNNTGVQRGLVSVQTVQYDALTDGDFARVASDASGSFVSRFISDVISIREAALRFANNFTKSLATVIGVLVWLFWKDWQLALIIAVVYPLALGPVVSLGNSVRKRAKKAAEQTGEVTSLLSEGFQSARVIKAYGLESWQKARARKGFSERSELFLKVLSKRAGVDPVLEVFGGFALAALLGFVAWRISQGENTLGDLLGVIGAVAVAAPEVRALGSISAVAQEGAAAADRVFEIVDAAPKVADRPGAVAITATRGAVAFRDVHFTYPDGSPALRGLTFSAMAGEKVAFVGASGAGKSTVFNLLLRLYDASSGSVTIDGLDVRDVTGTSLRQHMALVAQDAALFDDTVGANIALGAPGASQHRIVAAARDANAHEFIENFPLGYDTPAGEMGRNLSGGQRQRVALARAILRNAPILLLDEATSALDAESEFKVQDALARFSRERTVLIIAHRLSTVRAADRIIVMEDGRTVEEGTHDSLMAKGGAYKRLVELQLS; this is encoded by the coding sequence ATGCCTGGAAGGCGGCCGCCCAGCGCACCGTTGACCACGCGGAGACGCGCTATTTCATCCTGCACGCGCACCGGCTGCTCGATCCGGCGACGGGAGACACCCATCACGTCTGAGACCGCTCCGCCGGTGGCCGAGCGGTCCCTCTGGCGACTGTTCAAGGCGCATTTCTGGCCGCACCGGGCATGGTTCATCGGGGGCACGGCGCTCGCGCTGCTGACGGCGCTTTGGGGCATCGGCTATGTCGCGGTGCTGGATTTCGTCGGCAATTCCCTTCAGTCGCAGATCACCGGCGAGGCCGGCGGCGTATCCCGCGGCTGGATCTGGACCGGTATCGCGGCCATCATCGGCCTCACCATCGCGCGCTCGCTGTCGATGTATGGCATGACGCTGCTGAACAACACCGGCGTGCAGCGCGGTCTCGTCAGCGTGCAGACGGTCCAGTACGACGCCCTGACCGACGGCGACTTTGCGCGCGTCGCCTCGGATGCCTCCGGCAGCTTCGTTTCGCGCTTCATCAGCGACGTGATCTCGATCCGCGAGGCGGCCCTGCGCTTCGCCAACAACTTCACCAAGAGCCTGGCGACCGTCATCGGCGTGCTGGTCTGGCTATTCTGGAAAGACTGGCAGCTCGCGCTGATCATCGCGGTTGTCTATCCGCTGGCGCTCGGCCCGGTCGTCTCGCTCGGCAATTCGGTGCGCAAGCGCGCCAAGAAGGCCGCCGAGCAGACCGGCGAAGTCACCTCGCTCCTCTCTGAAGGCTTCCAGTCCGCCCGCGTCATCAAGGCCTACGGCCTCGAGAGCTGGCAGAAGGCGCGCGCCCGAAAAGGCTTTTCGGAGCGCTCCGAGCTTTTCCTGAAAGTCCTGTCGAAGCGGGCAGGGGTTGATCCTGTGCTGGAGGTATTCGGCGGCTTTGCGCTGGCGGCGCTACTGGGGTTCGTCGCCTGGCGCATCTCCCAGGGCGAAAACACTTTGGGCGACCTGCTCGGCGTGATCGGCGCGGTCGCCGTCGCCGCGCCGGAAGTGCGCGCGCTCGGCTCGATCAGTGCCGTTGCGCAGGAAGGCGCCGCCGCGGCTGACCGGGTGTTCGAGATTGTTGATGCCGCGCCGAAAGTCGCCGACAGGCCCGGCGCAGTAGCCATCACCGCCACACGCGGCGCGGTTGCCTTCAGGGATGTGCATTTCACCTATCCGGACGGCTCGCCGGCACTCCGCGGACTGACTTTTTCGGCGATGGCCGGCGAAAAGGTGGCGTTCGTCGGCGCTTCGGGCGCGGGCAAGTCCACCGTCTTCAACCTGTTGCTTCGCCTCTATGATGCAAGCTCCGGATCGGTGACGATCGACGGGCTCGATGTGCGCGATGTGACCGGCACGTCGCTGCGCCAGCACATGGCGCTGGTCGCGCAGGATGCGGCGCTGTTTGACGACACGGTCGGCGCCAACATAGCGCTGGGCGCGCCGGGGGCTTCGCAACACCGGATTGTCGCAGCGGCGCGCGATGCCAACGCGCACGAGTTCATCGAGAATTTCCCGCTTGGGTATGATACACCCGCCGGTGAGATGGGCCGCAACCTCTCCGGCGGCCAGCGCCAGCGCGTGGCGCTTGCACGGGCCATTCTCCGCAACGCGCCCATCCTTCTGCTTGACGAAGCCACGTCCGCGCTTGACGCCGAAAGCGAGTTCAAGGTGCAGGATGCGCTCGCCCGTTTCAGCCGTGAACGGACGGTCCTCATCATTGCGCACCGGCTTTCGACCGTACGCGCCGCCGACCGGATCATCGTGATGGAAGACGGCCGCACGGTCGAAGAAGGCACCCATGACAGCCTGATGGCGAAAGGCGGCGCTTACAAGCGGCTGGTGGAATTGCAGCTCAGCTAG